The Balaenoptera acutorostrata chromosome 15, mBalAcu1.1, whole genome shotgun sequence genome contains a region encoding:
- the CSNK2A1 gene encoding casein kinase II subunit alpha isoform X2 codes for MSGPVPSRARVYTDVNTHRPREYWDYESHVVEWGNQDDYQLVRKLGRGKYSEVFEAINITNNEKVVVKILKPVKKKKIKREIKILENLRGGPNIITLADIVKDPVSRTPALVFEHVNNTDFKQLYQTLTDYDIRFYMYEILKALDYCHSMGIMHRDVKPHNVMIDHEHRKLRLIDWGLAEFYHPGQEYNVRVASRYFKGPELLVDYQMYDYSLDMWSLGCMLASMIFRKEPFFHGHDNYDQLVRIAKVLGTEDLYDYIDKYNIELDPRFNDILGRHSRKRWERFVHSENQHLVSPEALDFLDKLLRYDHQSRLTAREAMEHPYFYTVVKDQARMGSSSMPGGSTPVSSASMMSEDMGSSPGPGRSHMLQSN; via the exons ATGTCGGGACCCGTGCCAAGCAGGGCCAGAGTTTACACAGATGTTAATACGCACAGACCCCGAGAGTACTGGGATTACGAGTCACATGTGGTGGAATGGGG AAATCAAGATGACTACCAGCTGGTTAGAAAATTAGGCCGGGGTAAATACAGTGAAGTATTTGAAGCCATCAacatcacaaataatgaaaaagttgtTGTTAAAATTCTCAAG CcagtaaagaagaagaaaatcaagcGTGAAATAAAGATTTTGGAGAATTTGCGAGGCGGTCCCAACATCATCACACTGGCAGACATTGTAAAAGACCCTGTG TCACGAACTCCTGCCTTGGTTTTTGAACACGTAAACAACACAGACTTCAAG CAATTGTACCAGACGTTAACAGACTATGATATTCGATTTTACATGTATGAGATTCTGAAG GCCCTGGATTATTGTCACAGCATGGGGATTATGCACAGAGATGTAAAGCCCCATAATGTCATGATTGATCATGAGCACAGAAAG ctACGGCTAATAGACTGGGGTTTGGCTGAGTTTTACCATCCTGGCCAAGAATATAACGTCCGAGTTGCTTCCCGATATTTCAAAGGTCCTGAGCTACTTGTAGACTATCAG ATGTATGATTATAGTTTGGATATGTGGAGCTTGGGTTGTATGCTGGCAAGTATGATCTTCCGGAAGGAGCCATTTTTCCATGGACATGACAATTATGATCAG TTGGTGAGGATAGCCAAGGTTCTGGGGACAGAAGATTTATATGACTATATTGACAAATACAACATTGAATTAGATCCACGTTTTAACGATATCTTAGGCAG ACATTCCCGTAAGCGATGGGAACGCTTTGTCCACAGTGAAAACCAGCACCTTGTCAGCCCTGAGGCCTTGGATTTCCTGGACAAGCTGCTGCGGTACGACCACCAGTCACGGCTCACcgcaagagaggccatggagcacCCCTATTTCT ACACTGTTGTGAAGGACCAGGCTCGAATGGGCTCATCTAGCATGCCAGGGGGCAGTACGCCTGTCAGCAGCGCCAGTATGATGTCAG aggacatgggttcgagccctggtccaggaagatcccacatgctgcagagcaactaa
- the CSNK2A1 gene encoding casein kinase II subunit alpha isoform X1, producing MSGPVPSRARVYTDVNTHRPREYWDYESHVVEWGNQDDYQLVRKLGRGKYSEVFEAINITNNEKVVVKILKPVKKKKIKREIKILENLRGGPNIITLADIVKDPVSRTPALVFEHVNNTDFKQLYQTLTDYDIRFYMYEILKALDYCHSMGIMHRDVKPHNVMIDHEHRKLRLIDWGLAEFYHPGQEYNVRVASRYFKGPELLVDYQMYDYSLDMWSLGCMLASMIFRKEPFFHGHDNYDQLVRIAKVLGTEDLYDYIDKYNIELDPRFNDILGRHSRKRWERFVHSENQHLVSPEALDFLDKLLRYDHQSRLTAREAMEHPYFYTVVKDQARMGSSSMPGGSTPVSSASMMSGISSVPTPSPLGPLAGSPVIAAANPLGMPVPAAAGAQQ from the exons ATGTCGGGACCCGTGCCAAGCAGGGCCAGAGTTTACACAGATGTTAATACGCACAGACCCCGAGAGTACTGGGATTACGAGTCACATGTGGTGGAATGGGG AAATCAAGATGACTACCAGCTGGTTAGAAAATTAGGCCGGGGTAAATACAGTGAAGTATTTGAAGCCATCAacatcacaaataatgaaaaagttgtTGTTAAAATTCTCAAG CcagtaaagaagaagaaaatcaagcGTGAAATAAAGATTTTGGAGAATTTGCGAGGCGGTCCCAACATCATCACACTGGCAGACATTGTAAAAGACCCTGTG TCACGAACTCCTGCCTTGGTTTTTGAACACGTAAACAACACAGACTTCAAG CAATTGTACCAGACGTTAACAGACTATGATATTCGATTTTACATGTATGAGATTCTGAAG GCCCTGGATTATTGTCACAGCATGGGGATTATGCACAGAGATGTAAAGCCCCATAATGTCATGATTGATCATGAGCACAGAAAG ctACGGCTAATAGACTGGGGTTTGGCTGAGTTTTACCATCCTGGCCAAGAATATAACGTCCGAGTTGCTTCCCGATATTTCAAAGGTCCTGAGCTACTTGTAGACTATCAG ATGTATGATTATAGTTTGGATATGTGGAGCTTGGGTTGTATGCTGGCAAGTATGATCTTCCGGAAGGAGCCATTTTTCCATGGACATGACAATTATGATCAG TTGGTGAGGATAGCCAAGGTTCTGGGGACAGAAGATTTATATGACTATATTGACAAATACAACATTGAATTAGATCCACGTTTTAACGATATCTTAGGCAG ACATTCCCGTAAGCGATGGGAACGCTTTGTCCACAGTGAAAACCAGCACCTTGTCAGCCCTGAGGCCTTGGATTTCCTGGACAAGCTGCTGCGGTACGACCACCAGTCACGGCTCACcgcaagagaggccatggagcacCCCTATTTCT ACACTGTTGTGAAGGACCAGGCTCGAATGGGCTCATCTAGCATGCCAGGGGGCAGTACGCCTGTCAGCAGCGCCAGTATGATGTCAG GGATTTCTTCAGTGCCAACCCCTTCACCCCTTGGACCTCTGGCAGGCTCACCAGTGATTGCTGCTGCCAACCCCCTCGGGATGCCTGTTCCAGCTGCCGCTGGCGCTCAGCAGTAA